In Picosynechococcus sp. PCC 7002, the following are encoded in one genomic region:
- the rpsR gene encoding 30S ribosomal protein S18 gives MAYYRKRLSPIPPSQPIDYKDVELLRKFITERGKILPRRITGLTARQQRDVNTAIKRARMLALLPFINKEG, from the coding sequence ATGGCCTACTACCGTAAACGTCTTTCTCCGATTCCTCCTAGCCAGCCGATCGATTACAAAGATGTCGAACTCCTCCGCAAATTCATCACCGAGCGCGGCAAAATTTTACCCCGTCGGATCACCGGCTTAACAGCGCGTCAACAACGGGATGTCAATACCGCCATTAAGCGGGCACGGATGCTGGCCCTGTTGCCCTTCATCAACAAAGAAGGCTAA
- a CDS encoding NAD(P)H-quinone oxidoreductase subunit M encodes MLLKSTTRHVRIYTAEIQKNELIPSETVLTLDVDPDNEFVWPEESLQKVYRQFDALVESNSGEDLTEYNLRRIGSDLEAFIRDLLQKGELRYNLDSRVMNFSMGLPQMDHPDSQGAYLQ; translated from the coding sequence ATGCTGCTTAAATCCACGACCCGCCACGTCCGCATCTACACTGCCGAAATTCAGAAAAATGAATTAATCCCCAGTGAAACCGTGCTCACCTTGGATGTCGATCCAGATAACGAATTCGTTTGGCCCGAAGAAAGTCTCCAGAAAGTCTATCGCCAGTTCGATGCCCTCGTGGAAAGTAACAGCGGCGAGGATTTAACCGAATACAACCTGCGGCGGATCGGCTCTGACCTAGAAGCCTTTATCCGTGACCTCCTCCAAAAAGGTGAACTCCGCTATAACCTCGACTCACGGGTAATGAACTTCAGCATGGGCTTACCCCAAATGGATCACCCCGATAGCCAAGGCGCTTACCTCCAGTAA
- a CDS encoding RDD family protein has translation MYDEEDYRPVRRFPKVPLDRRFWAFFVDFIVAWIVSGLGGLTLQWLVFLVVWFGLRVFLVSRNQGQSLGSWAFDIKVIDIRYRVPEIINLSKREGILGFAAMLAMYGIQSFFLMGNGISLILLISPLLASCGVAIADEEFNQAFHDRIAETYMIQTQRGFSLDLRLKQILAELRQNMQK, from the coding sequence ATGTATGACGAAGAAGATTACCGTCCCGTCCGCCGTTTCCCAAAAGTCCCCCTAGACAGACGCTTTTGGGCTTTTTTTGTGGATTTTATCGTCGCTTGGATTGTCAGTGGCTTAGGGGGCTTAACCCTACAGTGGTTGGTTTTTCTCGTCGTCTGGTTTGGCCTGCGGGTCTTTCTCGTCAGCCGTAACCAGGGTCAAAGCCTGGGCAGTTGGGCCTTTGATATCAAAGTCATCGACATCCGTTACCGAGTGCCAGAAATTATCAACCTCAGCAAACGAGAAGGCATTTTAGGGTTTGCCGCCATGCTTGCCATGTATGGGATCCAAAGTTTTTTTCTGATGGGAAACGGCATTTCTTTGATTTTGTTAATCTCTCCCCTGTTGGCCTCCTGTGGCGTGGCGATCGCCGACGAAGAATTCAACCAAGCCTTCCACGATCGCATCGCCGAAACCTATATGATCCAAACCCAGCGCGGTTTTTCCCTAGATTTACGTCTCAAACAAATCCTTGCCGAGCTAAGACAAAATATGCAAAAATAG
- a CDS encoding CHRD domain-containing protein gives MKSQTKRLKRACSYLVLALSAMVPSVALAGHTNTILHTMMDGSAEVPEDGNMEMLVGDANGEGHAYVFGIDNDPTTLCYSMTVTGIQLVPVGSGMAAHIHEGAMDENGPVVAVLAGPEDGNAADCLTEGEEGKFPTGETGIVQRILENPSDFYINVHNPQFPNGAIRGQLSSIHSHSH, from the coding sequence ATGAAAAGTCAAACAAAACGCCTAAAACGCGCTTGTAGTTATCTCGTCCTCGCCCTTAGTGCAATGGTTCCCTCGGTTGCCCTCGCCGGCCATACCAATACTATTCTGCACACGATGATGGATGGTAGCGCAGAGGTGCCAGAAGACGGCAATATGGAAATGCTTGTCGGTGATGCCAATGGTGAGGGCCATGCCTACGTTTTTGGCATTGATAATGATCCGACCACCCTTTGTTATTCGATGACGGTCACTGGGATCCAACTCGTTCCCGTCGGCTCTGGGATGGCGGCCCATATTCACGAAGGCGCAATGGATGAAAATGGCCCAGTGGTCGCAGTTTTAGCCGGGCCAGAGGATGGCAATGCTGCGGACTGCCTGACGGAAGGGGAAGAAGGGAAATTTCCCACGGGTGAAACCGGAATTGTGCAACGTATTTTAGAGAATCCCAGCGATTTTTATATTAATGTTCATAATCCCCAGTTCCCGAACGGGGCTATTCGGGGTCAACTGAGTTCTATTCATTCCCATTCTCATTAG
- the rpmG gene encoding 50S ribosomal protein L33, with amino-acid sequence MASKKGVRITITVECTECRTNTNKRSNGVSRYTTSKNRRNTTGRLEIKKFCPHCNAHTVHKEIK; translated from the coding sequence ATGGCAAGCAAAAAAGGCGTCCGCATTACCATCACCGTGGAATGCACCGAATGTCGCACCAATACCAACAAGCGCTCCAATGGCGTTTCCCGCTATACCACTAGCAAAAACCGTCGGAACACCACCGGGCGGCTCGAAATCAAAAAATTCTGCCCCCACTGCAACGCGCACACTGTCCACAAAGAAATTAAGTAG
- a CDS encoding MogA/MoaB family molybdenum cofactor biosynthesis protein, producing MLQPHPDPAARVVRCGVITVSDTRSPETDKSGQLIQALLTAAGHEIGDYEVIKDDPEAIAHRLEHLAHANLEALIFNGGTGIAHRDNTYDMLAKHLEKTLPGFGEIFRALSYEEIGSRAIASRAVAGTYRGMILFSLPGSTGAVRLAMEKLILPELRHLVSQLQPAAPQV from the coding sequence ATGCTGCAACCTCATCCTGATCCTGCTGCGCGTGTCGTCCGTTGTGGGGTGATCACTGTCAGCGATACGCGATCGCCAGAAACAGACAAAAGCGGCCAGTTAATTCAAGCATTACTCACCGCCGCAGGCCATGAAATCGGGGATTATGAGGTGATTAAAGATGATCCAGAGGCGATCGCCCATCGTTTAGAGCACCTCGCCCACGCGAATTTGGAAGCCTTAATTTTTAATGGCGGCACCGGTATCGCCCACCGGGACAACACCTACGATATGCTGGCCAAACATTTAGAAAAAACCTTGCCGGGGTTTGGGGAAATTTTCCGGGCCTTGAGCTACGAGGAGATTGGCTCTAGGGCGATCGCCTCCCGGGCGGTGGCAGGCACCTATCGGGGGATGATTTTATTTTCCCTACCCGGATCGACTGGGGCGGTGCGGTTAGCCATGGAAAAACTCATTTTGCCGGAACTGCGCCATTTAGTCAGCCAACTGCAACCCGCCGCCCCGCAGGTTTAA
- a CDS encoding phenylpyruvate tautomerase MIF-related protein, with amino-acid sequence MPLIKVQTSLPPASQGDVEALLLNLSRKLAAHLGKPESYVMTAFEAGIPMTFGGSIDPACYVEIKSVGTMGDHTRTMSEDFCNEIHQSLGVAKNRIYIEFADAKGSMWGWNGSTFG; translated from the coding sequence ATGCCTCTGATTAAAGTTCAAACATCTTTACCACCCGCTTCCCAGGGGGATGTAGAAGCCCTTTTGCTCAATTTGTCCCGCAAACTCGCGGCGCACCTCGGTAAGCCAGAATCCTATGTGATGACCGCTTTTGAGGCCGGGATTCCCATGACCTTTGGGGGATCGATTGATCCAGCTTGCTATGTGGAGATCAAAAGTGTGGGCACCATGGGCGATCACACCCGCACCATGAGTGAAGATTTCTGTAATGAAATTCACCAGAGTCTTGGTGTTGCCAAAAACCGTATCTACATTGAGTTTGCCGATGCCAAAGGCAGTATGTGGGGCTGGAATGGTTCGACTTTCGGTTAA
- a CDS encoding flavin reductase family protein — protein MLDEQAKKTMLLHIPHALYICGVRDGDEMNGFTASWVMQGSFKPPLVVNCVRSDSGSHAMLKKTGVFSLSFLDDSQKDMAANFFKPKRRVGNKFEDVEFYEGAETGCPVIKDSLGYVECKVVGAVEQGDHTVFVGEVIGAGVHREGKILDLASTGWSYGG, from the coding sequence ATGCTAGACGAACAGGCCAAAAAAACAATGCTCCTCCACATTCCCCACGCATTATATATCTGCGGTGTGCGGGATGGTGATGAGATGAATGGCTTTACTGCCAGTTGGGTGATGCAAGGTTCCTTTAAGCCCCCCCTCGTGGTCAATTGTGTCCGCTCCGATTCTGGTTCTCACGCCATGCTCAAAAAAACCGGCGTCTTTTCCCTGAGTTTTCTTGACGACTCCCAAAAAGATATGGCCGCCAATTTCTTCAAACCCAAACGTCGGGTCGGCAATAAATTTGAAGATGTGGAATTTTACGAAGGAGCTGAAACTGGCTGTCCAGTGATTAAAGATTCCCTTGGTTATGTGGAATGTAAAGTGGTCGGGGCCGTTGAACAGGGCGATCACACGGTCTTTGTGGGCGAAGTGATCGGCGCTGGCGTACACCGGGAAGGCAAAATTCTCGACCTGGCGAGTACGGGCTGGAGTTACGGCGGCTAA